The proteins below come from a single Lonchura striata isolate bLonStr1 chromosome 10, bLonStr1.mat, whole genome shotgun sequence genomic window:
- the CLRN1 gene encoding clarin-1 isoform X1 has product MPAQQKKLIFCTAGVLSLACALGTAAAVGTQLWVRGSILCSTGALLVNASGPELHKFLGHIQYGLFGGQRVRQCGLGGRPLQFSFFPDLLRIIPASIHVSVILFCTVLIVFALVGAGFFMFNAFGSPYETLHGPLGLYLWSFISCSCGCLIMILFSSEVKIHHLSEKIANFKEGTFTFKTHSEQFANSFWTILVCSLVHFLNALLIRFAGFEFPFSKPKDSGTVTGAVDLMY; this is encoded by the exons ATGCCAGCGCAGCAGAAGAAGCTGATCTTCTGCACCGCCGGGGTGCTGAGCCTGGCCTGCGCGCTGGGGACGGCGGCGGCCGTGGGCACCCAGCTCTGGGTGAGGGGCTCGATCCTCTGCAGCACCGGAGCGCTGCTCGTCAACGCCAGCGGCCCGGAGCTGCACAAGTTCCTCGGCCACATCCAGTACGGGCTCTTCGGCGGGCAGCGCGTGCGGCAGTGCGGGCTCGGGGGGAGACCCCTCCAGTTCTCAT ttTTCCCAGATTTGCTCAGAATTATCCCTGCGAGTATCCATGTTAGTGTCATTCTCTTCTGTACAGTACTGATTGTCTTTGCCCTGGTGGGAGCAGGGTTCTTCATGTTCAATGCCTTTGGCAGCCCCTACGAGACTCTGCACGGCCCCCTCGGGCTGTACCTGTGGAGCTTCATCTCCT GTTCCTGTGGTTGCCTCATCATGATTCTCTTCTCCTCAGAGGTGAAGATCCACCACCTTTCAGAGAAAATTGCTAATTTCAAAGAGGGAACTTTTACATTCAAGACTCACAGTGAACAGTTTGCAAATTCCTTCTGGACCATCCTGGTCTGCTCCCTGGTGCACTTCCTCAATGCTCTGCTAATCCGATTTGCTGGATTTGAATTTCCCTTTTCAAAACCAAAAGATTCAGGGACAGTCACAGGAGCGGTTGACCTGATGTATTAA
- the CLRN1 gene encoding clarin-1 isoform X2, which produces MPAQQKKLIFCTAGVLSLACALGTAAAVGTQLWVRGSILCSTGALLVNASGPELHKFLGHIQYGLFGGQRVRQCGLGGRPLQFSFFPDLLRIIPASIHVSVILFCTVLIVFALVGAGFFMFNAFGSPYETLHGPLGLYLWSFISWIAEMMSLSPSLSGSCGCLIMILFSSEVKIHHLSEKIANFKEGTFTFKTHSEQFANSFWTILVCSLVHFLNALLIRFAGFEFPFSKPKDSGTVTGAVDLMY; this is translated from the exons ATGCCAGCGCAGCAGAAGAAGCTGATCTTCTGCACCGCCGGGGTGCTGAGCCTGGCCTGCGCGCTGGGGACGGCGGCGGCCGTGGGCACCCAGCTCTGGGTGAGGGGCTCGATCCTCTGCAGCACCGGAGCGCTGCTCGTCAACGCCAGCGGCCCGGAGCTGCACAAGTTCCTCGGCCACATCCAGTACGGGCTCTTCGGCGGGCAGCGCGTGCGGCAGTGCGGGCTCGGGGGGAGACCCCTCCAGTTCTCAT ttTTCCCAGATTTGCTCAGAATTATCCCTGCGAGTATCCATGTTAGTGTCATTCTCTTCTGTACAGTACTGATTGTCTTTGCCCTGGTGGGAGCAGGGTTCTTCATGTTCAATGCCTTTGGCAGCCCCTACGAGACTCTGCACGGCCCCCTCGGGCTGTACCTGTGGAGCTTCATCTCCT GGATTGCTGAAATGATGAGCCTCTCCCCCTCCCTTTCAGGTTCCTGTGGTTGCCTCATCATGATTCTCTTCTCCTCAGAGGTGAAGATCCACCACCTTTCAGAGAAAATTGCTAATTTCAAAGAGGGAACTTTTACATTCAAGACTCACAGTGAACAGTTTGCAAATTCCTTCTGGACCATCCTGGTCTGCTCCCTGGTGCACTTCCTCAATGCTCTGCTAATCCGATTTGCTGGATTTGAATTTCCCTTTTCAAAACCAAAAGATTCAGGGACAGTCACAGGAGCGGTTGACCTGATGTATTAA